Part of the Sulfurimonas denitrificans DSM 1251 genome is shown below.
TTTTATAAACTTTAAAACTTTGCTATCGGTGTCTAAATACTCCAAAAACGCCTTTTCAAATCCGCCTTTGTTTGACGGATAAGCTGTTTTTTCATAGATTGTTTTTTGAAGTTCAAGTGCGTAATTTGCTCTCATATTTAAACTTGCAACTTTTGAGAAATAGATTTTATTGACAACGGGTTTTATGTAGGTCGTGGAGTTTTGCATATCATGTATGAACCTTTGGATAGCGTTTGTGATGTGAGGGAATGTAAATTTTGGCACCTATTTTTAAAGGTAACATTCCTCCTCGGGAGAGGATGGAACGAGAAAAAAGCAAGACCTTTTAGCACTCTTAAAAGTAAAGAAAGGGTTGAGTTACTTGATGATTTAATTGAGTCTGGATTTATAGTAAAGCAGATTGAGGAAAATTCATACTACTATAAATTAGCGAGCTAGACAGTTAGACAGACACTCTCTGCATGTGTATATAAACTTACACATAAAGGGTGCGTCTAATTTGTCTAATTCAAATTTAGTATCCCATAATATTATAGCCACCGCCAAAAGTAGGCGTCACATTATAAAATTTTGGTTTATTGTTTTGAAGCTGTTGGTTTAGGTTATTCAAAGAATTTTGAAAATTTGCCATACTTGCTTCGTCTGCTACATCTCGAGCTGCCTTAGCTTGTGCCTGTTGTGCTTCCATTTTTTGTCTTTCAATAGCTAATTGTTGTTGTCTGTATTGTTCCTCTTTTTGTTGTTGAGCTGTATATCTTTGTTGTTCAAGTCTAGCAATTTTTTCTTTTGTTAATCTTTCTAGTTTATCATTGATTTTAGTAAAAAGTTCTTTCTCTCTTTGATAGTTGTTGCAAATCAATTTATAATTCTCATTATCCATGAAGTCAACTTTGACAGTATCTTTACATATCTTTTTCATATACTGTTTTTTAACTAGCTGAGCCTGTTCTTGTGCTTGATATGCTTTTTGTTGAGCTCCATTAATTTCTTTTATAATTTCATCTGCTTTAGTATTATAACTTGATGGTAAATCTACTAATTGTCCTTTATTATTTACATATTCACCAGTAAGTAATTTATCATTATTTTTTAATTTTTCTATTGCCCAACCATTTCTGTTTTTATGATCAGTTAAAAAGAACTGAAGGTCATATTTGGCTTCATCATTATTTTCATGATTTAAATATAAATATTCAAAATTAGGATATGCTTTAGCTAATTGATATGTTCCATTCCAAAAAGGAGATGTTCTTAACAATAAAGCAACTTTATCATTTTCGTTCTTTGCACCTGCTATATTTACTAAATCTATATCTCCCATCTTTTCAGTTATCCGAGTATGAATACCATAAGAAATTTGTGTATTTTGATCATCAATACCTTCAAAGATATTATTTCTAAGCACATCATTTACAATGTAATATGTAGGTTTGCCATCTTTGTATATAGCCAATCCCCACTTATCCCTTAAAGTATCTTTTTCAATTTCTCTACCTAACCCATCTGCATACCCATTTTTACAACCACCATCCCAAAATATTTTATATGATTCTTCTTTGAACCATTTATTATCTTCGGTATAACCAATCCAAACCTTACAGGTCTCTTTTTTGTTCATTGGCTGTATATAAGTTGATTTGTGTTCAGGGGAATTTTTAAGAATATCATTATATTCAGATAAATAGTTTTTTTCATAACTTGCATAGTGTTCAAGTCTTTCTTGCTCTTCTGCTTTTGCTTTTTGCTTTTTATATTCCCTATATTGCTCAAGAGACATTGACATAGATTTGGATTCATCTTTTTCTTTTTGTCTTATTTTTTCAAAATATGCATCTTTTTCAGCATTTGACATGCAATTCGGATTATTAACGCATGGGTCAGTGGCTACACATCCAGTTAACAAATACACACTAGCAATTATTAAACTATATTTTACAATCTTCATTTTTTCCCTTTATTTATTAGAACTAAGTTTAAAATAAATCCAAAGTCCTGCAGAAACTCCCATCACCAAACCTATTGATGTTTCTATCACATGTGGATTACCGATAATACTCATCCACCCACCAAAAATAACTAAACCAATTATCCAACCTAATCCGATGGCAAACTTTTCTCTCACAACAACCTTGCTTCCTATAGAAATGATTTCTATATATAATTGTGAAAAAATAGTATCCAAACTAAACTTATAGAAATATTATCTATAGGAATGATACTAGTGTTTAATATACCTGATATTGTAAGTGATAAAGAGAGTGAAGAATTTTTTAGAACAATATCATATAATGTAAAGAGAATGAGAAATGAAAGAGGTATAAGCCAACTTGAAGTAGCACTTTCAATAGGGCAAAA
Proteins encoded:
- a CDS encoding helix-turn-helix domain-containing protein, giving the protein MILVFNIPDIVSDKESEEFFRTISYNVKRMRNERGISQLEVALSIGQKSSGFYANTENYKHGKHFNLLHLLKLSKLFDVDIAEFFKPIQ